In one Janibacter cremeus genomic region, the following are encoded:
- a CDS encoding ABC transporter substrate-binding protein: MTKPLSTNPRPTGINHPGLARRDFLRAVGVGGMAVSGAGLLSACGTEGTQSQETKQAEDVSSKEKVVNFSNWPLYIDTDDSGKHPTLVQFEKKTGIKVDYVEEINGNADFYAKIRPQLSSGQPTGSDIVVFSNDWAARMIEEDFVQEIDTSNIPNAKNLLASLQSPSFDPDRKYTLPWQSGLTGIGTNTKVTGREITSVEELLTAPDLKGKIALLTDMTDTVGLIMLEMGIDPEDFSQGEFDRAMQKITDAVDAGQIRQFTGNDYAPQLAKGNIAACIAWSGDIIQLQFDDPKVTFAIPDAGGMLWSDNMQVPALASHKANAEKLMNYYYDPKVAAEVAAWVNYICPVEGAKEAMRDIDPELADNELIFPSEQTLSKVHGFMLPSWEEREKLVEQFTQTIGL; this comes from the coding sequence ATGACCAAACCACTGTCCACGAATCCTCGCCCGACCGGGATCAACCACCCGGGGCTCGCCCGGCGTGACTTCCTCCGCGCCGTCGGCGTGGGCGGGATGGCCGTCTCGGGGGCCGGCCTGCTCTCCGCCTGCGGGACCGAAGGGACCCAAAGCCAGGAGACGAAGCAGGCCGAGGACGTCTCCTCGAAGGAGAAGGTGGTCAACTTCTCCAACTGGCCGCTGTACATCGACACGGACGACTCGGGGAAGCACCCGACGCTGGTCCAGTTCGAGAAGAAGACGGGGATCAAGGTCGACTACGTCGAGGAGATCAACGGCAACGCCGACTTCTACGCCAAGATCCGCCCGCAGCTCTCGTCCGGTCAGCCCACCGGCTCCGACATCGTCGTCTTCTCCAACGACTGGGCCGCACGCATGATCGAGGAGGACTTCGTCCAGGAGATCGACACCTCCAACATCCCGAACGCCAAGAACCTGCTGGCCAGCCTGCAGTCGCCCTCCTTCGACCCCGACCGCAAGTACACGCTGCCGTGGCAGTCGGGACTGACCGGCATCGGCACCAACACCAAGGTCACCGGACGGGAGATCACCTCGGTCGAGGAGCTGCTCACCGCACCCGACCTCAAGGGCAAGATCGCCCTGCTGACCGACATGACCGACACCGTGGGCCTGATCATGCTCGAGATGGGCATCGATCCCGAGGACTTCAGCCAGGGCGAGTTCGACAGGGCGATGCAGAAGATCACCGACGCGGTGGACGCCGGCCAGATCCGGCAGTTCACCGGCAACGACTACGCACCCCAGCTGGCCAAGGGCAACATCGCCGCCTGCATCGCGTGGTCCGGCGACATCATCCAGCTGCAGTTCGACGACCCGAAGGTCACCTTCGCGATCCCGGACGCCGGCGGGATGCTCTGGTCCGACAACATGCAGGTGCCGGCCCTCGCCTCGCACAAGGCCAACGCCGAGAAGCTGATGAACTACTACTACGACCCCAAGGTCGCGGCCGAGGTCGCCGCGTGGGTGAACTACATCTGCCCGGTCGAGGGCGCCAAGGAGGCCATGCGCGACATCGACCCGGAGCTCGCGGACAACGAGCTCATCTTCCCCTCCGAGCAGACCCTGTCGAAGGTGCACGGCTTCATGCTCCCGTCGTGGGAGGAGCGCGAGAAGCTGGTGGAGCAGTTCACCCAGACGATCGGGCTCTGA
- a CDS encoding ABC transporter ATP-binding protein — protein MPEHTGPTGGGALELIGLTKRFGGFTAVDGIDLTVPAGSFFALLGASGCGKTTTLRMVAGLETPTAGRILLDGEDVSARKPHKRPVNTVFQNYALFPHLTIGENVAFGLRRRGVKQVDAQVDEMLELVELEGYAGRRPTQLSGGQQQRVALARALINKPKVLLLDEPLGALDLKLRRQMQLELKRIQTEIGITFIHVTHDQEEAMTMADTVAVMNGGRVEQLGHPEELYENPHSTFVANFLGQSNLIRAQVRSRTGDDVVAVAGDRVLRLCASRCAAGGDDLFFGVRPEKIHIGPRIATSDENQLDGVVTDSSFTGMSTQYLVRLAWGQEIVVFAQNLSGTRLHPGDEVTLRWEAEHAFGLDAAQDARAGELEEEQLARLEAEAAS, from the coding sequence ATGCCTGAGCACACCGGGCCCACCGGAGGGGGCGCACTGGAGCTGATCGGGCTGACCAAGAGGTTCGGCGGCTTCACGGCCGTCGACGGCATCGACCTCACCGTCCCCGCGGGATCCTTCTTCGCGCTGCTCGGGGCGTCCGGCTGCGGCAAGACGACCACCCTGCGGATGGTCGCGGGCCTGGAGACGCCGACGGCGGGCCGCATCCTGCTGGATGGTGAGGACGTGTCCGCACGCAAGCCCCACAAGCGACCGGTGAACACCGTGTTCCAGAACTATGCGCTCTTCCCCCACCTGACGATCGGGGAGAACGTGGCCTTCGGCCTGCGGCGTCGAGGGGTCAAGCAGGTCGATGCGCAGGTCGACGAGATGCTGGAGCTGGTTGAGCTGGAGGGGTACGCCGGGCGCCGGCCCACCCAGCTCTCCGGGGGGCAGCAGCAGCGCGTCGCGCTGGCGCGCGCCCTGATCAACAAGCCCAAGGTGCTGCTCCTCGACGAGCCGCTGGGTGCGCTGGACCTGAAGCTCAGGCGCCAGATGCAGCTGGAGCTGAAGCGGATCCAGACCGAGATCGGGATCACCTTCATCCACGTCACCCACGACCAGGAGGAGGCCATGACGATGGCCGACACCGTCGCGGTGATGAACGGCGGACGGGTCGAGCAGCTCGGTCATCCGGAGGAACTCTACGAGAACCCCCACAGCACCTTCGTCGCGAACTTCCTCGGCCAGTCCAACCTGATCCGGGCTCAGGTGAGGTCGCGCACGGGCGACGACGTGGTGGCGGTCGCGGGCGACCGCGTGCTGCGGCTGTGTGCGTCCCGGTGCGCCGCCGGGGGAGACGACCTCTTTTTCGGGGTCCGGCCGGAGAAGATCCACATCGGGCCCCGCATCGCGACATCCGACGAGAACCAGCTGGATGGGGTGGTCACCGACTCCAGCTTCACCGGCATGAGCACCCAGTACCTCGTCCGCCTCGCCTGGGGCCAGGAGATCGTGGTCTTCGCGCAGAACCTGTCCGGCACCCGCCTCCACCCCGGCGACGAGGTCACGCTCCGGTGGGAGGCCGAGCACGCCTTCGGGCTGGACGCTGCTCAGGATGCCCGCGCCGGCGAGCTCGAGGAGGAGCAGCTGGCACGGCTCGAGGCCGAGGCCGCCTCGTGA
- a CDS encoding ABC transporter permease produces MSVAARRGAATPYLLLLPGLMWLGLFFAVPLVTLVSTSLYDPNGSLREGYRMTWHFATYGDALQAYWPQFRRSFGYAGTATVLALVIGYPLAYTIAFKAGRWKNVLLVLVVAPFFTSFLVRTLAWTTILADDGFVVQTLQAIGLMDPTGRLLATPVAVIAGITYNFLPFTTLPLYASLEKIDHRMIEAAQDLYCSGAQAFRRVTFPLSLPGVVAGTLLTFIPAAGDFINAALLGTPSTYMIGNVIESQFLQVTDYPTASALSVMLMATIVALVVVYVRKAGTEDLL; encoded by the coding sequence GTGAGCGTCGCCGCACGTCGTGGGGCGGCGACCCCGTACCTGCTGCTCCTGCCGGGCCTGATGTGGCTCGGGCTCTTCTTCGCGGTCCCGTTGGTCACCCTGGTCTCCACCTCGCTGTACGACCCGAACGGCTCGCTGCGCGAGGGATACCGGATGACATGGCACTTCGCCACCTACGGGGATGCCTTGCAGGCCTACTGGCCGCAGTTCCGGCGGTCCTTCGGCTATGCCGGCACCGCGACCGTGCTCGCCCTGGTCATCGGGTACCCGCTGGCCTACACCATCGCGTTCAAGGCCGGCCGCTGGAAGAACGTGCTGCTCGTGCTGGTCGTCGCGCCGTTCTTCACCAGCTTCCTCGTCAGGACCCTGGCCTGGACCACCATCCTCGCCGATGACGGCTTCGTGGTGCAGACGCTGCAGGCGATCGGACTGATGGACCCCACCGGTCGGCTCCTGGCCACTCCGGTGGCGGTCATCGCCGGAATCACCTACAACTTCCTTCCCTTCACCACCCTGCCGCTGTACGCCAGCCTGGAGAAGATCGACCACCGGATGATCGAGGCCGCCCAGGACCTCTACTGCTCGGGGGCCCAGGCCTTCCGGCGCGTGACCTTCCCGCTGTCGCTCCCGGGCGTGGTGGCGGGCACGCTCCTGACCTTCATCCCGGCCGCTGGTGACTTCATCAACGCTGCCCTGCTCGGGACCCCCTCGACCTACATGATCGGCAACGTCATCGAGAGCCAGTTCCTGCAGGTCACGGACTACCCGACGGCGTCCGCACTGTCGGTGATGCTGATGGCGACGATCGTGGCGCTCGTGGTGGTCTACGTCCGCAAGGCAGGAACGGAGGACCTCCTGTGA
- a CDS encoding ABC transporter permease, with protein sequence MSTTDTAARGTRGDGTSSRPSGPRSPLSAAMGFAGRHAVVVAAIGSLTYLLLPIAVVILQSFNKPAGRYNTSFNEFTLSNWTNMCAAGGMCDSVVLSLQIAVLATIGATVLGSAIAFALVRHRFRGRSSINMLIFLPMATPEVVMGSSLLTLFVSMQMRLGFWTLLIAHIMFTLSFVVVTVKARLSGLDPNLEEAARDLYANAWSTFWRVTFPLALPGIMAAAMLAFALSFDDFIVSNFNAGNEVNFPMFVWGASRRGVPPQVNVIGTLMFVVALLAVVGGQWAAAQRHRNR encoded by the coding sequence GTGAGCACGACCGATACCGCTGCCAGGGGCACGAGGGGTGACGGCACCTCGTCGCGCCCGAGCGGACCGCGCTCCCCGCTGAGCGCCGCCATGGGGTTCGCCGGACGACACGCGGTGGTGGTCGCCGCCATCGGGTCGCTGACGTACCTGCTCCTGCCCATCGCCGTGGTGATCCTGCAGTCGTTCAACAAGCCGGCGGGCCGCTACAACACGTCGTTCAACGAGTTCACCCTCTCGAACTGGACGAACATGTGCGCCGCGGGTGGGATGTGCGACTCGGTGGTCCTCAGCCTGCAGATCGCGGTCCTGGCGACCATCGGCGCCACCGTCCTCGGGTCCGCCATCGCGTTCGCCCTGGTCCGGCACCGCTTCCGCGGGCGCTCGAGCATCAACATGCTCATCTTCCTGCCGATGGCCACCCCGGAGGTGGTGATGGGGTCCTCGCTGCTCACGCTGTTCGTGTCGATGCAGATGAGGCTGGGCTTCTGGACCCTGCTGATCGCCCACATCATGTTCACGCTGAGCTTCGTGGTGGTGACGGTGAAGGCGCGGCTGTCCGGCCTCGACCCGAACCTGGAGGAGGCCGCCCGCGACCTGTACGCCAACGCGTGGTCGACGTTCTGGCGGGTCACCTTCCCACTGGCCCTGCCCGGCATCATGGCTGCCGCCATGCTGGCCTTCGCACTGAGCTTCGACGACTTCATCGTGTCGAACTTCAACGCCGGCAACGAGGTGAACTTCCCGATGTTCGTCTGGGGAGCCTCGCGTCGCGGCGTGCCACCGCAGGTGAACGTCATCGGCACCCTGAT